Proteins encoded within one genomic window of Glycine soja cultivar W05 chromosome 1, ASM419377v2, whole genome shotgun sequence:
- the LOC114422049 gene encoding microtubule-associated protein RP/EB family member 1C-like isoform X1 yields the protein MATNIGIMDAAYFVGRSEILSWINSTLQLNLSKVEEACSGAVHCQLLDAAHPGIVPMHKVNFDAKSEYEMIQNYKVLQDVFNKLKITKHIEVSKLVKGRPLDNLEFMQWMKRYCDSVNSGLQHNYNPLERREVSKGGRETSKKSANSQASTKGSTAQRPQSSHNSRRNEVSNANPTNQAAKVARAAPSAGNPAYEEKVFLFSRRKNYQMNNGSILLLQLKLMQITELKLSIDSLEKERDFYFAKLRDIEILCQTPEIEHSPIVAAIQKILYATDDNGTAVAEAQAMISVGRKEIEGLSPIAEVSEEKSSSETHKRKNIANIDFDVAGLATLSPRQRLSDVSDVHCSESPLMTC from the exons ATGGCGACCAACATTGGGATCATGGATGCGGCTTACTTCGTCGGCAGATCTGAGATTCTTTCTTGGATCAACTCAACTCTGCAACTCAATCTCTCCAAAGTCGAAGAG GCATGTTCCGGCGCGGTTCACTGCCAGCTTCTCGATGCCGCTCATCCAGGGATCGTGCCTATGCACAAGGTCAATTTCGACGCCAAGAGCGAGTATGAGATGATTCAGAACTACAAGGTCCTTCAAGATGTCTTCAATAAACTCAAAATCACCAAG CACATCGAGGTCAGCAAGCTGGTGAAAGGAAGGCCACTGGATAACCTTGAGTTCATGCAATGGATGAAACGATACTGCGATTCTGTCAATTCCGGCCTTCAGCACAA TTATAATCCTCTGGAGAGGAGAGAGGTTAGCAAAGGTGGAAGAGAAACGAGCAAGAAATCTGCAAACTCGCAAGCCTCAACGAAGGGTTCTACTGCACAGAGACCTCAGTCTTCTCATAATTCTCGAAGAAATGAGGTTTCTAATGCTAACCCTACAAATCAAGCTGCAAAGGTTGCGAGAGCAGCACCTTCTGCCGGAAACCCTGCCTATGAagaaaaggtatttttgttttCCCGTCGAAAGaattatcaaatgaataatggAAGTATATTGCTCTTACAGTTGAAGTTGATGCAGATAACAGAGTTGAAGTTGTCGATTGATAGCCTTGAGAAGGAACGGGATTTCTACTTTGCAAAGCTGAGAGATATTGAGATACTGTGCCAGACTCCTGAGATAGAACACTCACCG ATTGTTGCTGCGATACAGAAGATATTATATGCTACAGATGACAATGGAACGGCTGTGGCTGAAGCTCAAGCTATGATTTCTGTTGGTCGTAAGGAAATAGAGGGATTGAGCCCCATTGCTGAGGTTTCGGAGGAGAAGAGCAGTTCAGAAACTCACAAGAGAAAGAATATTGCCaatattgattttgatgttgCTGGGCTTGCAACGTTGTCTCCCAGACAGAGGCTTTCTGATGTTTCAGATGTTCATTGTAGCGAGTCACCTCTTATGACTTGTTAG
- the LOC114422049 gene encoding microtubule-associated protein RP/EB family member 1C-like isoform X2: MATNIGIMDAAYFVGRSEILSWINSTLQLNLSKVEEACSGAVHCQLLDAAHPGIVPMHKVNFDAKSEYEMIQNYKVLQDVFNKLKITKHIEVSKLVKGRPLDNLEFMQWMKRYCDSVNSGLQHNYNPLERREVSKGGRETSKKSANSQASTKGSTAQRPQSSHNSRRNEVSNANPTNQAAKVARAAPSAGNPAYEEKITELKLSIDSLEKERDFYFAKLRDIEILCQTPEIEHSPIVAAIQKILYATDDNGTAVAEAQAMISVGRKEIEGLSPIAEVSEEKSSSETHKRKNIANIDFDVAGLATLSPRQRLSDVSDVHCSESPLMTC, translated from the exons ATGGCGACCAACATTGGGATCATGGATGCGGCTTACTTCGTCGGCAGATCTGAGATTCTTTCTTGGATCAACTCAACTCTGCAACTCAATCTCTCCAAAGTCGAAGAG GCATGTTCCGGCGCGGTTCACTGCCAGCTTCTCGATGCCGCTCATCCAGGGATCGTGCCTATGCACAAGGTCAATTTCGACGCCAAGAGCGAGTATGAGATGATTCAGAACTACAAGGTCCTTCAAGATGTCTTCAATAAACTCAAAATCACCAAG CACATCGAGGTCAGCAAGCTGGTGAAAGGAAGGCCACTGGATAACCTTGAGTTCATGCAATGGATGAAACGATACTGCGATTCTGTCAATTCCGGCCTTCAGCACAA TTATAATCCTCTGGAGAGGAGAGAGGTTAGCAAAGGTGGAAGAGAAACGAGCAAGAAATCTGCAAACTCGCAAGCCTCAACGAAGGGTTCTACTGCACAGAGACCTCAGTCTTCTCATAATTCTCGAAGAAATGAGGTTTCTAATGCTAACCCTACAAATCAAGCTGCAAAGGTTGCGAGAGCAGCACCTTCTGCCGGAAACCCTGCCTATGAagaaaag ATAACAGAGTTGAAGTTGTCGATTGATAGCCTTGAGAAGGAACGGGATTTCTACTTTGCAAAGCTGAGAGATATTGAGATACTGTGCCAGACTCCTGAGATAGAACACTCACCG ATTGTTGCTGCGATACAGAAGATATTATATGCTACAGATGACAATGGAACGGCTGTGGCTGAAGCTCAAGCTATGATTTCTGTTGGTCGTAAGGAAATAGAGGGATTGAGCCCCATTGCTGAGGTTTCGGAGGAGAAGAGCAGTTCAGAAACTCACAAGAGAAAGAATATTGCCaatattgattttgatgttgCTGGGCTTGCAACGTTGTCTCCCAGACAGAGGCTTTCTGATGTTTCAGATGTTCATTGTAGCGAGTCACCTCTTATGACTTGTTAG
- the LOC114422024 gene encoding ADP-ribosylation factor 2-like: MGLTVSRLLRLFYARKEMRILMVGLDAAGKTTILYKLKLGEIVTTIPTIGFNVETVEYKNVSFTVWDVGGQDKIRPLWRHYFQNTQGLIFVVDSNDRERILEARDELHRMLSEDELRDATVLVFANKQDLPNALSVAEITDKLGLHSLRLRRWYIQPTCATSGQGLYEGLDWLSSHITNKTR, encoded by the exons ATGGGTTTGACGGTGTCACGGCTATTGAGATTGTTTTATGCAAGGAAAGAAATGAGGATTCTGATGGTGGGTCTTGATGCTGCTGGGAAAACAACAATACTCTACAAACTGAAACTTGGAGAAATCGTCACTACAATACCCACAATAG GCTTCAATGTGGAGACTGTTGAGTACAAAAATGTCAGCTTCACCGTCTGGGATGTTGGAGGACAGGACAAG ATTCGACCATTGTGGAGACACTACTTCCAGAATACACAAGGTCTTATCTTTGTGGTAGATAGTAACGATAGGGAAAGAATTTTAGAAGCCAGGGATGAGTTACATAGAATGTTGAGTGag GATGAACTTCGTGACGCTACAGTATTGGTATTTGCCAATAAGCAAGATCTTCCAAATGCTTTAAGTGTTGCGGAAATTACAGATAAACTCGGTTTACATTCACTCCGCCTGCGTCGCTG GTACATCCAGCCAACTTGTGCTACGTCCGGCCAAGGACTCTATGAGGGGCTAGATTGGTTATCTAGTCACATAACTAACAAGACAAGATGA
- the LOC114422006 gene encoding F-box protein SKIP2-like, with translation MNPYANPGHAPVVARVTHAPPPLSSTRCFLLRFKILPYLSATSCTNPPFSMGQSPSTSAAPPSDLNRLQIAQLHPNTDSDSTDYTLRLSDDCLAAIFHFLNTADRKRCSLVCLRWRLVDGQRRHRLSLNAQPELLDFVPSLFNRFDSVTKLALRCDRKCASINDEALVLISLRCRNLTRLKLRGCRDITELGMAGVGDNCKALKKLSCASCMFGAKGIAAVLDRCFTLEDLTLKRLRGVHHIGDMAVGAAASLKSICLKELVNGQSFAPLLIGSKKLQTLKVIGCTGDWDETLVRVGCSNNGLVEVHLEKLQVTDVGLVAVSKCLGLDTLHVVKTAECSDVGLCAVAERCKLLRKVHIDGWRTNRIGDDGLVAIAKHCLNLQELVLIGVYPTFSSLAAIASNCGNLERLTLCGIGTVGDAEIECIADKCVALRKLCIKGCPVSNAGIGALASGCPNLVKLKVKKCKRITGKGVEWVREQRVSLAFNYDDSEFEALDGGASDGVGGAQHNTVEFLPNIINQTTVAEAEASSSNNNNRMTMLRSRFGFSAGRNLVPGAFRRWSNSDNVSSSSFG, from the coding sequence ATGAATCCATACGCAAATCCCGGCCACGCCCCTGTGGTTGCGCGAGTAACACACGCGCCTCCACCCTTAAGTTCCACGCGCTGCTTTCTTTTACGTTTTAAAATCCTTCCATACCTCTCCGCCACTTCCTGCACAAACCCTCCCTTCTCCATGGGACAGTCACCGTCCACCTCCGCCGCGCCTCCGTCGGACCTCAACCGCCTCCAAATTGCTCAGTTACACCCAAACACCGATTCTGATTCCACCGATTACACCCTGCGTCTCTCCGACGATTGCTTGGCCGCAATCTTTCATTTCCTGAACACCGCCGATCGGAAACGGTGCTCTCTGGTATGCCTCCGGTGGCGCCTTGTCGACGGCCAGAGGCGGCACCGGCTCTCCCTGAACGCACAGCCGGAATTACTAGACTTCGTCCCTTCCCTATTTAACCGCTTCGACTCGGTCACGAAACTCGCTCTACGATGCGACCGAAAGTGCGCGAGCATAAACGACGAGGCTTTGGTTCTGATCTCGCTGCGGTGCAGGAACCTCACGCGCCTGAAGCTGCGCGGGTGCCGTGACATAACGGAACTCGGAATGGCCGGCGTAGGCGACAACTGCAAGGCGCTGAAGAAGCTATCATGCGCGTCGTGCATGTTCGGCGCGAAGGGAATCGCGGCGGTGCTCGATCGATGCTTTACTTTGGAAGATCTAACGCTAAAGCGGCTACGTGGGGTCCACCACATCGGCGACATGGCGGTTGGTGCCGCGGCTTCGTTGAAATCTATATGCCTGAAGGAGCTCGTTAACGGGCAAAGCTTTGCGCCGCTTTTGATTGGCTCGAAGAAGCTTCAAACGTTGAAGGTTATTGGGTGCACGGGGGATTGGGATGAGACTCTGGTTAGGGTTGGATGTTCCAACAATGGGTTGGTTGAGGTTCACTTGGAGAAGCTTCAGGTTACCGATGTAGGGCTTGTTGCCGTGTCTAAATGTTTAGGGTTGGACACTTTGCACGTTGTGAAGACCGCTGAGTGCTCCGACGTGGGGCTTTGTGCGGTTGCTGAGAGGTGTAAGTTATTGAGGAAGGTTCACATTGATGGGTGGAGGACTAATAGGATTGGTGATGATGGGTTGGTTGCGATTGCCAAACACTGTCTTAACTTGCAGGAGCTTGTGTTGATCGGTGTTTATCCCACTTTTTCGAGCTTGGCGGCGATTGCGTCTAATTGCGGGAATCTGGAGAGGTTGACCCTTTGTGGGATTGGAACCGTTGGTGATGCGGAGATTGAGTGCATTGCTGATAAGTGTGTTGCACTCAGGAAGCTTTGCATTAAAGGGTGCCCTGTGTCTAATGCTGGGATTGGGGCTCTAGCTTCGGGGTGTCCCAATTTGGTTAAGCTTAAGGTGAAGAAGTGCAAAAGGATTACTGGTAAAGGGGTAGAGTGGGTGAGAGAACAGAGGGTTTCTTTGGCGTTTAATTATGATGATAGTGAATTTGAAGCTTTGGATGGGGGTGCAAGTGATGGGGTTGGGGGAGCTCAGCATAATACGGTAGAGTTTCTACCAAACATCATCAACCAAACTACCGTGGCCGAGGCTGAGGCTTCTTCAAGTAATAATAACAACCGAATGACAATGTTAAGATCAAGGTTTGGGTTTTCGGCTGGTAGAAATTTAGTACCGGGTGCCTTCAGAAGGTGGTCTAACAGTGATAATGTCTCCAGTAGCAGTTTTGGATGA
- the LOC114405781 gene encoding uncharacterized protein LOC114405781, translating to MNEQAKKNEIVNAQNGMEKKVETVDYRSSAGQRQEERNVQVIHQPHSTNTSGGVLAGAAAAVASTLQSAKDAISKK from the exons ATGAACGAACAGGCTAAGAAG AATGAGATTGTGAATGCACAAAATGGCATGGAAAAGAAAGTGGAAACTGTGGATTATCGATCTTCAGCAGGGCAAAGGCAAGAAGAGAGGAACGTGCAGGTAATTCACCAGCCCCATTCCACCAACACCAGTGGTGGTGTACTTGCTggtgctgctgctgctgttgcATCCACTCTACAGTCAGCGAAGGATGCCATCtccaaaaaataa
- the LOC114422015 gene encoding cyclin-D3-2-like, which translates to MPQPHSPSFLLCQQHYSFSFQQHSQTLTPPSPFTFPDNHQHDHLLSLLSKQRATHSSFSPRHDVVRWISTVSDFHAFAPLTTVLAVNYFDRFVTTLRFQSEQKPWMTHLAALACVSLAAKVEETRVPLLFDFQVGESKFLFEAKTIQKMELLVLSTLEWKMNPVTPISFFQHFLARLGLKRHLHSEFLCRCQRLLLSVIADSRVMSYLPSTLAAAITIHIIKEIEPLNATEYQNQLPGLLKTSEEQVNECYKLMLGLYVSSNGIHNLRRKRLSEPSSSPDGVIDASFSCDSSNDSWTVASPSVEPVFKRRKPQDQQMRLPSVNRVVIDVLNTPR; encoded by the exons ATGCCTCAACCACATTCTCCCTCTTTCCTCCTCTGTCAACAACACTACTCTTTCTCTTTCCAACAACATTCTCAAACTCTCACCCCACCTTCACCTTTCACTTTTCCCGACAACCACCAACACGACCACCTTCTCTCTCTACTCTCCAAACAGCGCGCCACGCATTCCTCTTTCTCCCCTCGCCACGACGTCGTTCGTTGGATTTCCACAGTCTCCGACTTCCACGCCTTCGCTCCTCTCACCACCGTTCTCGCCGTTAACTACTTCGACAGGTTCGTCACCACCCTAAGGTTTCAGAGCGAACAAAAACCATGGATGACTCACCTGGCAGCACTTGCTTGCGTCTCTCTCGCCGCCAAAGTGGAGGAGACACGAGTGCCACTTCTTTTTGACTTCCAA GTGGGGGAATCGAAATTCTTGTTTGAAGCAAAGACTATACAGAAAATGGAGCTCCTAGTGTTGTCCACTCTCGAATGGAAAATGAACCCTGTCACCCCAATTTCTTTCTTCCAACACTTCCTCGCTAGGCTTGGTTTAAAGCGCCACTTGCATTCGGAGTTTCTGTGTAGGTGCCAACGTCTTCTTCTCTCTGTCATTGCGG attcAAGGGTTATGAGTTATCTTCCTTCTACACTGGCTGCTGCTATAACGATCCACATTATTAAAGAGATTGAACCATTGAATGCTACGGAGTACCAAAATCAGCTTCCTGGTTTACTTAAAACTAGTGAG GAACAAGTGAATGAGTGCTACAAACTGATGCTGGGACTTTACGTTTCCAGCAACGGCATTCACAATTTGAGGCGCAAGCGTTTGTCCGAACCTAGTAGTAGCCCAGATGGGGTCATTGATGCATCTTTCAGTTGTGACAGTTCAAATGATTCATGGACTGTTGCATCACCTTCAGTTGAGCCAGTGTTTAAGAGGAGAAAACCTCAGGACCAGCAGATGCGGTTGCCTTCAGTGAATCGAGTGGTTATTGATGTTCTAAATACTCCTCGTTAA
- the LOC114422000 gene encoding phosphatidylinositol 3,4,5-trisphosphate 3-phosphatase and protein-tyrosine-phosphatase PTEN2A-like — protein MEPASADSSSQPTPPASNTEEQHSTKVSGQPGNAHDSQLSSPTSGISSWARNLKFPQALGLGAQQNSQTENAGMSAFARLTGGLGLRTPSNETAPVKSGAEQSNLIESVTKGLVDSSKSAVKAVQVKARHIVSQNKRRYQEGGFDLDMTYITENIIAMGFPGGDFSSGIFGYIEGFYRNHMDEVIKFFETHHKGKYKVYNLCSERLYDGSLFQGKVATFPFSDHNCPPIQLIASFCQSAYSWLKEDIQNVVVVHCKAGMGRTGLMICSLLLFLKFFPTAEEAIDYFNHKRCVDGKALVLPSQIRYVKYFERTLTHFNGEVQPGRRCMLRGFRLHKCPYWVRPSITISDHTGILFTTRKHPKTKDLMPEDFWISVPKKGIVVFALPGEPGLAELVGDFKIQFQDRQGDFYCWMNTTMTENRKFLDGSDFDGFDKRKIPAPGFKVEVVMIDYNGTLPANTKSNPASKGSDGNTSNALPGPKSTTSNSSESKVPRNGDDDVFSDSDEEETRDTQSNKAAAEYKFMAPHQVSEATNDHVGMLTQKTDQLSLQHEGCKQNDASEESPTDKLHKNHTGNKSTNMGSVGASDIKAIAADASVFSFGDEDFDSD, from the exons ATGGAACCAGCTTCAGCTGATTCTTCATCTCAACCTACTCCTCCAGCTTCTAATACTGAAGAACAACACTCAACCAAAGTGTCTGGACAACCTGGCAATGCACATGATTCGCAATTGTCGTCACCCACTTCTGGCATATCATCCTGGGCAAGAAATCTGAAATTCCCACAGGCCCTTGGGCTTGGAGCACAACAGAACTCCCAGACCGAAAATGCTGGCATGTCAGCTTTTGCTCGCCTGACTGGTGGGCTTGGATTGCGAACGCCATCAAATGAAACTGCTCCAGTCAAGTCAGGAGCCGAGCAATCTAACTTGATTGAATCCGTCACCAAAGGGTTGGTGGACTCTTCCAAGAGTGCAGTAAAGGCAGTGCAGGTCAAAGCACGCCATATTGTCTCTCAAAATAAACGTAGATACCAG GAAGGTGGATTTGATTTGGACATGACATACATCACTGAAAATATAATTGCTATGGGATTTCCGGGTGGTGATTTTAGCTCTGGAATTTTTGGATACATTGAG GGGTTCTATCGCAATCACATGGATGAAGTGATCAAGTTTTTTGAAACGCATCATAAG GGAAAATACAAAGTATACAATCTTTGTTCAGAAAGGTTATATGACGGATCATTATTCCAGGGGAAG GTTGCAACTTTCCCATTTAGTGATCATAATTGCCCTCCTATTCAACTTATAGCATCATTTTGTCAAAGTGCATATTCATGGTTGAAGGAGGATATTCAAAATGTCGTGGTTGTTCATTGTAAAGCTGGTATGGGGAGGACTGGACTGATGATATGTAgtcttcttttgtttcttaag TTCTTCCCAACTGCAGAGGAAGCCATTGATTACTTTAACCATAAAAGATGTGTAGATGGAAAGGCTTTAGTCCTCCCTAGTCAGATT AGATATGTAAAATACTTTGAACGGACTTTAACACACTTCAATGGAGAAGTCCAACCAGGACGAAG GTGCATGCTAAGAGGGTTTCGGCTTCACAAATGCCCTTATTGGGTTAGACCATCTATTACAATTTCTGATCATACGG GAATTCTTTTTACCACAAGAAAGCATCCCAAAACAAAGGATCTAATG CCAGAAGATTTCTGGATCAGTGTACCAAAGAAAGGAATTGTGGTTTTTGCCCTACCAGGAGAGCCTGGTCTAGCAGAGTTGGTAGGAGACTTCAAAATTCAGTTTCAAGATCGACAGGGAGATTTCTACTG TTGGATGAATACAACGATGACAGAAAACCGAAAATTTTTGGATGGTTCAGATTTTGATGGTTTCGACAAG AGAAAGATCCCTGCTCCAGGATTCAAGGTGGAAGTTGTGATGATAGACTATAATGGCACCCTACCTgcaaatacaaaatcaaatcCTGCCAGCAAAGGATCTGATGGAAACACAAGCAATGCCCTACCTGGTCCAAAGTCTACTACATCTAATTCAAGTGAGAGTAAAGTCCCTAGAAACGGAGATGATGATGTATTCTCAGACAGCGACGAAGAGGAGACCCGGGATACACAAAGCAATAAAGCTGCAGCTGAGTACAAATTTATGGCACCTCATCAAGTATCTGAGGCAACAAATGACCATGTAGGGATGTTGACACAGAAAACGGATCAGTTGTCACTGCAGCATGAGGGATGCAAGCAAAACGATGCTTCTGAAGAATCACCTACAGATAAACTTCATAAAAATCATACAGGCAATAAGAGTACAAACATGGGATCTGTAGGGGCAAGTGACATCAAGGCAATCGCAGCAGATGCTTCAGTTTTTTCCTTTGGAGATGAAGATTTTGACAGTGATTGA